In Sporosarcina psychrophila, a genomic segment contains:
- the gpsB gene encoding cell division regulator GpsB, with protein sequence MDTKLDTKTILEKEFKTGLRGYNQEEVDLFLDDIIHDYEAFKKTITELRTENERMQRELESAQKRPAAGSAGTTNFDILKRISNLEKHVFGSKLFDQE encoded by the coding sequence ATGGACACTAAATTGGATACAAAAACGATTCTTGAGAAGGAATTCAAAACGGGCCTTCGCGGCTATAATCAGGAAGAAGTAGATCTCTTCCTTGATGATATTATTCATGACTATGAAGCTTTTAAAAAGACGATTACAGAATTGCGTACCGAAAATGAACGCATGCAAAGAGAGCTTGAATCTGCACAAAAACGCCCTGCGGCTGGAAGTGCTGGAACAACGAACTTTGATATATTGAAGCGGATTTCAAATCTGGAAAAGCATGTTTTCGGAAGTAAACTCTTCGACCAAGAATAA